The Podospora bellae-mahoneyi strain CBS 112042 chromosome 7, whole genome shotgun sequence genomic sequence TCGAGCTCATTGTATATTTAAATGGCAGAGGTTTCTGTGTCCTAGTCATATAGTCTCTTGCCTGGTCTGATCCATACTCAGGAGTATCGAGTGAGCCCAACGAGAGAGGAACGCCAGCGACCATACTTTACCCACCATGCACTGGACCAATGTTCTCACAGCGGCCATCGTGCCCTTGACAGGCGCACGGGCAGCCATGCTCCGATTCTCCTGCtcccagctcgtcgtcgaccGTCTCGACCCTCTCGTCAACCCCGGCCAAGTCCCGTctccccatcttcatcaaATCGTCGGTGGAAACTCATTCAACGTCACTATGGACCCCAATGTCAACGACATCTCCGAATCCTCGACCTGCACCTCCTGCCAGTTCACCGAAGACTTCTCCAACTACTGGACCGCCGTGCTCTTCTTCAAAGCACGAAACGGCACCTATAAGCGTGTCAACACCATCGGTAACGGCCTGGGCTATTCGGCATCCAACGGAGGCCAAACAGTCTACTACATCTCCAATGGCCCCGTCACAGCCTTCAAACCCGGCTTCCGCATGGTAGTAGGCAACCCCGCCTTCCGcacccaagcccaagcccgcaccaacccagccctgCAGTTCACCTGCCTCGCCTCCCCAATGACGCGCTCAGGATATCGATATGACTTCCCCACCGACACCTGCGCAGGAGGAATCATGGTCACCGTCCGCTTCCCTACCTGTTGGGACGGCAAAAACACCGACTCCCCCGACCACCAAAGCCACGTTGCCTACCCCGTCAACCGGAACTGCCCCTCTACCCACCCCATCAA encodes the following:
- a CDS encoding hypothetical protein (COG:S; EggNog:ENOG503P0EN); the encoded protein is MHWTNVLTAAIVPLTGARAAMLRFSCSQLVVDRLDPLVNPGQVPSPHLHQIVGGNSFNVTMDPNVNDISESSTCTSCQFTEDFSNYWTAVLFFKARNGTYKRVNTIGNGLGYSASNGGQTVYYISNGPVTAFKPGFRMVVGNPAFRTQAQARTNPALQFTCLASPMTRSGYRYDFPTDTCAGGIMVTVRFPTCWDGKNTDSPDHQSHVAYPVNRNCPSTHPIKIPEVFYETYWDTRPFNNKALWPADGSQPFVWSFGDKTGYGNHGDYIFGWKGDALQRAMDANCNSDLIQDRLNCPTLKSQSIVNANKCSIQRKVKEDLDGWLEELPGGGME